The Aedes albopictus strain Foshan chromosome 2, AalbF5, whole genome shotgun sequence region TTGCCAACGTTGAAGCCTGTTGAACGGAATAGCTGATACATCTTCGTCTGGAACTGCCTTCAAGGGTGATCCAATCAGAAAGTGGCCTGGTGTAAGCGGTTGCAAATCTGTCGGGTCGTCACTAATCGGAATAATGGGCCTCGAATTGAGACAGCACTCTATTTGGGTGAGAAGGGTCTCCATGTCATCGTAGTCTAATTTGTGCGGCCCCAGGACCCGGAACAGATGCTTTTGAGCCGATGCAATCGCCGACTCCCATAATCCCCCGAAATGGGAGGCTTTTGGTGGATTAAAGTGCCATTTAATGTCGTTGCTGGTGCACTCTAGGGCGAACGCTTGCCTATATTCATTGCTGCTTAGCAATTTTCGTAGTTCATTCGAGGCACCGACAAAATTTCGTCCGTTGTCACTATAGATTTGAGAGCAAAGTCCACGTCGTGAAGTGAATCGTCGAAAGGCCTGCATGAACTTCGCGGTCGTTAGATCCACAACTAATTCTATGTGTACGGCCTTGGTACAAAAGCATACAAATACTGCTACGTATGCCTTTCTTGCAGCGGATCGTCTAGTCACGGGTCGTAGATGCAATGGTCCCCAGTAGTCAACTCCTGTTACTCCAAACGGCCGGGCTGCAGTAACTCGAGTGGAAGGTAGGTCGGCCATGAATTGCTCCACTCTTTTTGGATGAGCTCTGAAGCAAGCGATGCAAGTGTGGACAACCTTCCTGGCCAAACTCCTGGCCCCTATTATCCAGTACCGATCACGAAGAAGAGTCAGAAGAAGCTGTGGTTGCGCATGCAAATTTCGGTCATGCACTTGTTTGACCAGGAGGTGCGAGTATGGATGATGAGCTGGTAGTAGAATTTGATGCTTGCTGTCAAACGGCTGCAATGCGTGTGTTAGTCGTCCTCCGATCCGGATGATTCCTTCGTCTGACATGAATGGGTTGAACCAACGCAGCTTTGACTTTGTGGAAAGTGGTCGTTTTTCGCTTAGCTGTTTCCACTCGACTGAGAACGCTTGTTGTTGGATGAGTGCGATGAGAGTGGCCTCCGATACCTTGATTTCTTCTGAAGAAAGGAATGTTTCGTCTGTGATGGTAACCTTTCGTGATCTCTTACGACAGTTTCGAAGAAAGCGGTTGCAGTAGGCCGTTATGCGCAACATGCGCTGGTAATTCGAAAACCTTGCCACAAGTTCATCGATGAAAGACCGCTCGTGATCGTGATGGACGTTCAAAGCTACTGCTGGTGCCCTACGGGCTTCTCGAGAAATCGTGGGAGAATGTAGATCAGCATTGAATTCGGTTGGCCACTGATTAGGTGTCCATTGTAGCCAAGTCGGCCCGGTCCACCACAGAGTGCAGTTGAGAAGTGCTTCTGGCGTTGCGCCACGCGAAAGGATGTCTGCTGGATTTTCCTTCCCGGCGATATGATTCCAGGTGCAGTCTTTGGTGGCCAACTGTATTTTAGACACTCTGTTCGCCACAAACGTCGTCCAAGTTGATGGAGTACATTTCAGCCAGCTGAGGACGGTAGTGGAGTCCACCCAGAAAAACGTTTCCATTCGAGATCGCATGGAAGCGCTAATTTTCTGGTAGAGCTCCGCAGCAAGGAGAGCCCCACACAGTTCGAGCCGTGGAATACTCTGTTGTTTGATTGGGGCGACCTTCGATTTCGAGGTGAGTAACGCACTTTTTACGAGGCCATTTGGATCTGTAGATCTAATGTAAGCACACGCACCGTATGCTTTTTCTGATGAGTCGGAGAAGATGTGTAGTTGCACAGTTTCGGGTGCTTGGCAAGTGATTAGACGATCGATCCGTAGTTCGTTGAGCAGGGGAAGTTGGTCCTCATACTGTAACCAGCGCTCTTGTAGAGAAGATGGAAGCTCCTTATCCCATCCCCAAGGCCTTCCGCTGTCCTGAAGTAACCAGAGTGACTGCATGAACAGTTTTGCTGTGGTCACCACAGGGCCTACTAATCCCAGCGGATCAAATAGGCGTGCGATGTAGGAAAGGGCCGTCCGTTTCGTAAGCGTTTCATCCTTCAGTGTCCCTGGAAGTTGAACCTTGTATCGTAGACAATCGGTTTGTGGCTCCCAGTGTAAACCGAGTGTTTTTATGCACTGATCACGATCGAGATCCACCGAGGGTTGCATAGCGAGATTTTCAGGCGAAACATCGGCAATGGCATCGGGTTCATTTGATGCCCATTTGCGCAATTGGAAACCTCCCCTATTCAATAGTGAATCCAACTGCTTACGACGAATCCTGGCTTCCTCGGTCGAATTTGCTCCAGAAATCAAATCGTCGACGTAGAAATCGTTGATCAGTATTTCGGCTGCTTCCGGAAATTCTGTGCGTTCATCATCTGCTAGTTGCTTTAGGACCCGTGTTGCCAAGAAGGGGGCACTAGCTGTGCCATATGTTACAGTTTTTAATTCATAGGTATCCAACGGAGCATCATTCGATGACCTCCAAACGATTCGCTGTAGCGGCGTGTCGAGGGGGTCCACTAAAATTTGGCGAAACATTTGCTTAATATCCGCAATAATCATTATTCGATGCATCCGTGAGCGCATAAGGATCGAACGAAGATCCTGTTGCAGTGTTGGCCCAACCATCAACGCATCATTTAGAGATGATCCAGTCGAAGTCCTACAGGAGGCATCGAAAACAACACGCATCTTGGTTGTCGTGCTGTCTTCGCGGATTACGGCGTGATGGGGGAGATGATAAACCCTTTCACGTGGCTGTTGGTAGTCCACGATGCGTGTCATATGTCCAAGTGAAAGGTATTCGTTCATGAACAAGGAATATTGTTCCTGTAGATTTGCATCTGTAGCGAATCTGGATTCGAGCATTCGAAATCGCCGAGTAGCTGTTCGACGGTTGTTGTCTAGATTATCGAGAATATTTTCTTTCACCGGTAGGCGAACTATGTATCGTCCATCTTCGCTGCGCTTAGTGGTTTTCTGGAAATGTTCCTCACATGCTACTTCCTCCACCGAGAGACAGGACGTTGTGGCGCCTTCCTCCATAGACCAAAAGCTCTCCATAAGCTGATGCAGATCGGTGACTAAGGCCAAGTTTGCTGCTATTGGGGTTGATGTATTAGTGGCCACGCTGCTTCCCGTGACTATCCATCCAAAAACGGAGTTTACGAGGACCGGAAGGTTAATGCCAAGGTCGATTCGGCCACTCATACTGAAAAGATCGAAAAATAGCTCTGCACCCAAAACGATGTCGATGGAACTAGTCTTGTAGAATGCCGGATCTGCCaactggatttctgaaggaatcttccacGTCGAGACGTCGAGCGACGATGATGGCAGGTCCATGGTCACCTTCGGCATAACGAGAAGTTCAACCGAAGCGGTATATTCATTAATCCTTGAGCGAATGGTAGTTAGCAGCATGCTACGGACATGTGCTTTTGATTGACCAATCCCAGAGATGGGCAGATGTACTTTTCTGCGTCGTGCTTTGATTAGTTGCGAAAACGATTCTGTTACGAATGAACATTCGCTACCGGAGTCTAGTAGTGCTCTGGCTGGGAACTCCCTCCCGCTGTCATCAACTACGATTATTATGGCTGTCGCAAGAAGAACTCGTTTTGGTGTTGCTCCTACAGCGGCGTGGCCGGAAATTTCGAGTGTTGCTGAGACCGATGCTGACGGTGGACTGGCTGCGGACTGAACAGAGGTGTCCGCTGGGGGAGATGCCTCTGCAGCCTTGGATTTGCTTGAATCGCATTCGGACTGTGGGCAGATTTGTGTGTGGTGATGACCTCTGCACCTTCGGCAGGTACTAGATGACGGACACTCCTTGGCCGGGTGGCCTTTCCGGAGACAATTTCTGCAAAGCTGATGACGGCGGATTTCCTTCTCCTTCTCTTCGATGTTCATCTTGGAAAATTTATTGCACTGGTACAACGGATGACTGTCCGGGCATACTAGGCATTTCCTAGAGTTGATGTGAGTCACCGCGTGACTGGAAAGTGGCCTTGATTGCGGTTTCTTTGCTGGTATGGATGACGACACTTCCGTTGCCTTGCCGATAGTTTGCAGGACGGTAACGCGGCGTTGAATAAACGAAGTGAGGTCCTGAAACGTTACAGCCTGCTGAGTAGCGCAGTATTCTTCCCAATCTCTTCGTGTGACGGAGTCAAGTCGAATGCTTAACATTCGAATGAGAATAAGGTCCCAACACTCCGTCCTTTCGCCGAGCTGCTTAAGTATCTTCACATTTGCTTCAAACTTTTCCACTAATGAATGAAGCTCGGTGGCCGACTCTCGTCTAATTGGTGCAAATTCGAAGAGGGAATCAACGTATGACTGCTTTAGCCGAATCGGATTCTGATAGTGGTCCAACAAGAGATTCCAGGCGACCATGTAGTTGTTGGCCGAGATTGCGATCGTCTGCACGAGTTTCAGAGCTTCCCCGGTGAGCGAAGAGCGAAGATAATAAAACTTCTGAATATTTGAAAGCTCGTGCGACGAGTGGACCAAAGATATAAAAAGATCGTGGAAGTTTAACCAGCGATCTAGGGTACCGTCAAACACAGGCAGTTTGATGTCCGGCAGGCGCACGTGGGACGTGGTGGAAAAGGGTTGCGATTGAGAACTCGACGGTGTTGTTGGCGTAGATGTAGGTTTACTGACGGATAGAAGGAACCCCTTGGCCTTGAAATAAGAGGTCTCGAAAGCGATACTATCTTGCAAATGCGCTTCTACGTTGGTGTCGTCGAGTGTTTCGAGCTCTCCTTGGACGGCATTGAAATCATTCCAAATCGAGACTAGATGTTCCAACCTAACGGGCACTTCATAGCAGTCCGTCTCTTCTTCGTATCCGTCCACGAATTTCACAACGAGTTGGAATGACGTCAGCAGACTTTTCTGCCTCGTCTTCAGCGACTTGATGCGTCGTTCCGTCGATGACATGGCGACAAAAGGCGAAGGCTATCTGGAATACGTAAGACCGCGTAGACCGAGAGGAGCGATGTAAACTGTATGGAATTATAATTACCTATTAAAGGCAATGCAAGTGCCTTGTATGACTCGAATAGAGGTAGATGTAGCCACAGACAGATGAAATAGCTATCGCTGTAAGCTTTGATTCCGTAGGGTATCGTGGAGTGTTGAACGGACTCGTAGTTCCCACCAGATCGTGGCACGTGGTTTGACTTTGAAGAGTTGAAGGGCTGATGACTTTACGGTGTAGGAGGACGCAGTATTAACCGGAGCTGGCGAATAACCGGAGTTCGACGgttatccggttcgaaggaccaatggCGATGGCGCAGGGGAGCAGCGGATAAATTCTTCGGTAAGTACCTTCCTTTTCTTCCAGGTTCGTATCACTGAGCACCATAGGCGACGGCGGCGACAAATATCAACGCTTCGATCGGTGAGTAACTACACTTTCTTTATTAGTTCAACGTTAATTTACTAGTTCATCACTATATTTCACTTTCTACATCAACTATAATTCACTTTGCTATCACTCTACTAAATCTAACTTCGTAAACAAATTACATTACTGACGTTTCTTCTATGCACCTTTCCCTGTCAGATAGGAAAAAAAAGAGAGCAACATGACGTCTTGACGGTCCTTTTATAGCCACCGCAGGGCGGAAATTATTCTGTCTCCATATTGCTCAATATTACTACATTCATTCTTTTACGTCTCGAACTTTCGATACTATATGTCAATCTGCTATAAATTATTCTCCTTTTTTAAGATGTGCGACGAATCACGTTCAGATGGCGCAGGGTTCCCGTCGTGCATCGACCagtatttaaacatgattatgaaagtaacttttgatgtcaaatgttacaataaactttgttcattttcataagcgatAATTCagaacattacatttatttggaaACGTTTTTCCTTAAAATACTCATGTTGACCTCAATGAGTTAACTTTCTTCCTGTTCTCATATCATCTCATTTCATATCAAatcatatcctaaaatttctcgtatagctttcTAGAATCATATTTAGTTgaaccagatgtttgaaatacaattttcatcttcttcagtcagagactgaaaaatatattaccactagaaaacggacgtcacatctagtgacctagtggagaactagtaaagaaacgttttctcctactggagcgaaaatccatccaatattccgaggcgtacgaagtatccgaaagactgacgcttcacggcattaacgcatagaagctttttaaatggatatgaatatgggcgtgctttatgggattagattaataaaaaaacctaaaagatttccactatataagtcagagttaagccttcgcgaatatgtatcaatgaaacggaatgtcgtaataggtagaaattttgactagttatttatcaaagttgcttctcagatctgaaaaaatattcagcggtgcacaaaactgtatttcaaagatattgtatttcaaatgtgtttatgatgatttctaaagctcttgtcgaaccttcaaaaatgaataaaattcaaactcatctcaaaaagtttctaggggtgctccaacaaatttaaaaatggcatttttctacattttccatgcgcttttatgccctactaatggggtctctgatcacggcaaaagtttttttttgtcggacagtgtAATTATTTGGATCTgtaataaaacatcttttttcaattatgagccagCATTAGCTCACATGCATTGCAACACAAATCATGTGGATTTCATCAGACTGTTTAAGAACTCTCACGAATTCCATGATTTTTAAGTATAAGATTTGCACGCGTAGTGACTCCTCGTTGTTTATTAATAGGATAAGTCCTTGCCACTATGTCAAGCCAATAAGTGATTATAATGGAAGGGTTTCAAAGACAAACTTTCAGAAAAAAGTCATTGGACATTTAAACATAGCTAGTGATCATTTTAAGTAGTGAGTTAACGTTATCATGAGGCTGTTGAAGTTCCTAAGAACTTCTtagagtaccgtaaaatggggtagctTTTCGATTTttaagcaatatcattgaaaatctaaacatttgaaacaagcTGTAATGCATCGCGTACACTAATTACTACGAGTAGAATACTTTGCAGCACTTGATTTCCCAAAAATATGTTTCCACCTAAGCAAGAGGTGCggaatacatgcttgttgcaagttaccccatctcaCAGTGGTTCCAGCCCCATATGAGGGCGGCCATAAATATGATTTTATTGAGTTTTATGATGAAATCGCTAAAAttgatgcatatttgcattccaaatgcgtttttgaattgtttttaaaattgGGCTCAATCAAATTTTTGGCCTTACGGAGccgaattttattattttgtaaTTTTGGTTACCAATTGATTTGgatatactaatattagtttaggcggtccacggtagtcaaaactgctcaaAAATAGTAAGAACACATAATTTAATGGATGAAGAGGGTGAAAGTTGGGAAAAAGTGTTCCGTGCAATGCAATGCGggaggtatttgttagtttttgagaaaattgaaagtacgacacttaagtgactaccaccaatctggtcgcaaacggtcaCAGCTAAATTTtccagtaaatcattgtttatAGGAAAGTTTTATAGACAAACGTCCGAAGGGGAtggaaggggaaacattttttccggcttgttgaaaatttttagCTTTTAATACTTTGCGaaaaaagcatctaattcagtcacactCATTCAAATAAAATGATGAAGAATGGCATCTAAATTTGTGATAAACATCCGTTTCAACTATGTAAGAGTCGAAAacaatcaaccaaatacatgtcgaaaggatgagactttttaatagagtgatAAATGCATACGACTGAAATTAGAACAATTCAAATGAAATATCTACTCAAGAACATCTACTTTCATGAGCTCTGCAGAAAAATTTCGGCAAACATTTGATAAAAGTTATGATTACCCTAGttattacccgagcagaagggaataccttaacAATATCATGCAAagaacaacctgtgctctaatagcaaaaaatattattattacattattctacaaaatgttatgagaacatcacaatatcaattggaggtatttgagcagagtttggtattgatgttgtatttgttgatttagcagtgaaataactgaataacaggTTTTGCTATTATACCATGGAGCTATCGAACAAATATACAAtttaataacaaaacatgttaaggtaccccggggcaagtgggacctaaaaaaatgctaatttggttttgtcatgccaaaagtttcagaacacaaattctttaataattccaatggacccaaaagacgttgttggtatatttgtacttattaacgtgcattaaaactgtttcaaaatttttgcattccatatattatgtatataatgaaaagtgtagcagatcttcatttactgcgtttcacggggcaagtgggacctattcagagtttttgttcaaagggcttaatataagtcgcaacaaatgaggtaacataaatcataaatctcttatatgaatggctatgtttagagattaaaataagaagaggtttatggtatcatgcataaattacgtaacacataacaaaTCGCTGGGGGGAATCGAATccactctagcagctcatgcaaaataaattgatttttttttatacaaaaagcgccgtaaagtgaagagacaaaagatttcgaaacttgatctctatattatatagttaatgattctcaccaatagtaaatctggtgtttcgagattttcagtaatatcttctcccttacataatcttacgatcattaaataatgttttttattcatgaattttgaaaagaccatttccctattttatttttttatggacggttcccaaatactcagaagaatgcattatgcagcgttaagtgaaaaaaatggaagatatttagaaaacaacataaaaaatacatgcttttgattttttttgttttacccaaggttttatcatttttaacaagaatttgaTCATTTAGAGGTAATAAAATATAATttaacagtagattacttaacgcgtcaattgtaattgactttcgtgctaatttcatcttaggttggacaaggcgagatgaacccataaaattgtctatgtttattctcataggtcccacttgccccagatagcgaaatgcactgggacaAGAGAgaacagtaaactaaaggtaataaataaaaataaaatacagctttttcgcttgcaatcatttgcatgaactccaaatactatcctgaaaccaaaaaagaatttgtagaataacaaatctattttcaaacgacgaatgtagtagagcacgtcaatcttacctagtgaattgaaaattacatatgaacaacaataacgtatatggtctctttatggttgaaacaatagcattttttgtattcaaagtatccgtaagTGTGATActtatgttttccatgaagaatgttagtctttaaaataaataataaaaaaaatactagctataggtctcacttgcccccgattctcacttgccccggggtaccttattgctttgttattcaataccttttggatGACAAATATAGCACTCCAAATTTTAGGTATTCATTCATTAATGAAATAacatcacttgttattttctaggtgttatgcaTACAAAaatatggtattcgtttttgatattttgcctcttatgtccacctaacgaagggcatatcgaggtatgataGTATTAAAGATGAATACCTTGATATGATTttcagttgctattcttttctgctcgggtaaagcattaaactttatgttaccgcaatgatatcacagtctcattgaggtcaaatttttggattaatgacctatggcggaaTCACTGTGcttctgtggggtaacttgcaacacatggcatgaagctaagttagctaccattaaactgcaCTTATATTCTATGTACTACTAGATCATATTATGAGTTTAAGATGTAATGCATGAAACATACATTTAAAAAATAAACACTAATTAAAAAaactataatttttcatgaatttttcggTAGTTATTACAAGCAAAAGTATATCGTTTCataacaggtctcacgtcccatAACAGGTCATGCATTTGATATACATGGATCTGatgactcagtactagttacaaaatgtcaacaatgttaaatgtaatttcttcaaaaaggagAATGAGTAGTCTTCAGGTAACTTTcaatttgaagtggtgtttgtttaatttagctaaaacaacatgatttaaacaccgattcaactttgtaaatatcaaagCCGTTAGTTGGGGCATTTTGCTGAAATAATTttctccatctaggttcagaattgatgttggtgattgttttagaacGTCTATAAACTATATTAAGATTTTAACaagatgaaacatgaataaaatttcaaaatatgacAGTCCTTAACAATGCTTGAAAGTCACGTGCAAAAATTTAGTCGAAATTTGGAAAGCGCGTTACGTAATTAAAAAATGGTCCATTTCGATTATCTCACTcagaaatatcgtgaaatgaaaataattaatagaaagttttgttaatttgaactgTTCGTTTATACATAATGTTGATAACCGAAATAGTGGAACATACTAGTTTTCATAATTGTGAGAAAATAGTttatatttaaccctcgagcagtcgcgtctttgattacatgcaacgacgccacgctcacgctatgtaccaaaagcgtgcatttttcatggtgcgtgtactcagtacacgacgcgaccgctcccgggttaatgtatgtcatcgtgttgcaagtaaccccttTTGACGGTGTTATACATAATCGAATCTGCCAGCGTATCTTGTAATCTCTCGAAGTATTttgattaatttaatttaaagggTAATTTAATGGCGATTCCGGTTAG contains the following coding sequences:
- the LOC134285974 gene encoding uncharacterized protein LOC134285974, giving the protein MSSTERRIKSLKTRQKSLLTSFQLVVKFVDGYEEETDCYEVPVRLEHLVSIWNDFNAVQGELETLDDTNVEAHLQDSIAFETSYFKAKGFLLSVSKPTSTPTTPSSSQSQPFSTTSHVRLPDIKLPVFDGTLDRWLNFHDLFISLVHSSHELSNIQKFYYLRSSLTGEALKLVQTIAISANNYMVAWNLLLDHYQNPIRLKQSYVDSLFEFAPIRRESATELHSLVEKFEANVKILKQLGERTECWDLILIRMLSIRLDSVTRRDWEEYCATQQAVTFQDLTSFIQRRVTVLQTIGKATEVSSSIPAKKPQSRPLSSHAVTHINSRKCLVCPDSHPLYQCNKFSKMNIEEKEKEIRRHQLCRNCLRKGHPAKECPSSSTCRRCRGHHHTQICPQSECDSSKSKAAEASPPADTSVQSAASPPSASVSATLEISGHAAVGATPKRVLLATAIIIVVDDSGREFPARALLDSGSECSFVTESFSQLIKARRRKVHLPISGIGQSKAHVRSMLLTTIRSRINEYTASVELLVMPKVTMDLPSSSLDVSTWKIPSEIQLADPAFYKTSSIDIVLGAELFFDLFSMSGRIDLGINLPVLVNSVFGWIVTGSSVATNTSTPIAANLALVTDLHQLMESFWSMEEGATTSCLSVEEVACEEHFQKTTKRSEDGRYIVRLPVKENILDNLDNNRRTATRRFRMLESRFATDANLQEQYSLFMNEYLSLGHMTRIVDYQQPRERVYHLPHHAVIREDSTTTKMRVVFDASCRTSTGSSLNDALMVGPTLQQDLRSILMRSRMHRIMIIADIKQMFRQILVDPLDTPLQRIVWRSSNDAPLDTYELKTVTYGTASAPFLATRVLKQLADDERTEFPEAAEILINDFYVDDLISGANSTEEARIRRKQLDSLLNRGGFQLRKWASNEPDAIADVSPENLAMQPSVDLDRDQCIKTLGLHWEPQTDCLRYKVQLPGTLKDETLTKRTALSYIARLFDPLGLVGPVVTTAKLFMQSLWLLQDSGRPWGWDKELPSSLQERWLQYEDQLPLLNELRIDRLITCQAPETVQLHIFSDSSEKAYGACAYIRSTDPNGLVKSALLTSKSKVAPIKQQSIPRLELCGALLAAELYQKISASMRSRMETFFWVDSTTVLSWLKCTPSTWTTFVANRVSKIQLATKDCTWNHIAGKENPADILSRGATPEALLNCTLWWTGPTWLQWTPNQWPTEFNADLHSPTISREARRAPAVALNVHHDHERSFIDELVARFSNYQRMLRITAYCNRFLRNCRKRSRKVTITDETFLSSEEIKVSEATLIALIQQQAFSVEWKQLSEKRPLSTKSKLRWFNPFMSDEGIIRIGGRLTHALQPFDSKHQILLPAHHPYSHLLVKQVHDRNLHAQPQLLLTLLRDRYWIIGARSLARKVVHTCIACFRAHPKRVEQFMADLPSTRVTAARPFGVTGVDYWGPLHLRPVTRRSAARKAYVAVFVCFCTKAVHIELVVDLTTAKFMQAFRRFTSRRGLCSQIYSDNGRNFVGASNELRKLLSSNEYRQAFALECTSNDIKWHFNPPKASHFGGLWESAIASAQKHLFRVLGPHKLDYDDMETLLTQIECCLNSRPIIPISDDPTDLQPLTPGHFLIGSPLKAVPDEDVSAIPFNRLQRWQQTQKIFQDVWKRWNTEYLSSLQPRTKWCQPPVAIERGRLVIIRQENCPPMHWPTARIMELHPGPDGITRVVTVRTADGIYTRPVSKICLLPVPTNSSTEGEHPKFPSSGIDTIQENLETAETT